A portion of the Channa argus isolate prfri chromosome 19, Channa argus male v1.0, whole genome shotgun sequence genome contains these proteins:
- the LOC137104647 gene encoding kelch-like protein 34 isoform X2, which yields MKSYSVLYSSSHRTGLLSGFQRLRSERKMCDVVLEAGGVFFPCHRALLASSSEYFWALFGDTTTERFAGSISLVALTPEGLDAILDFLYSGWLSVSPSTLPVILEAGRYLQVETAVSICERFMTDGLSVKNCCCYANLAEHHALSGALEAANQTIAMEVGTLLQESRDDLLELNLQSLMAVLDADEIPGVKEVELIKLALDWLDENGPLPLLKSNLLLSHLRFGLVSPSDLTNFSHRAMATPLIRSQLTRALEYHRMGSAQPVTQSRQSMLRASPNRVLLVGGGSSVSWPDLQLLAFDYKRMRFSSLNSSLPLRLRSHCVCSVGGFLFVIGGEEVKEGYEDGRKCFTVASSNQVWRYDPRFDCWEQVEAMLERRVHFTCCVAEDVIYAIGGRHTRPGTNTHTSVASVEFYDMSTGAWRRGAAMPRPLYGHASAVLDKTIYVSGGRPGNQACIHGSNPPNNQDENRESSREVLSWDPKGRVWEKRAPMSIARFSHRLATVHSYIYALLGMYEPFCDIERYDSRSDHWTRLRPLLIGSFSYGMVSMTSGNLLVFGGRRWRDGQEEIVKSVLEYDTKKDHWREICQLPRPLTGTECTLLPLPD from the exons ATGAAG AGCTATTCTGTTCTCTACAGTTCCTCCCACCGTACCGGACTTCTCTCCGGCTTCCAGCGCCTGCGCTCTGAGAGGAAGATGTGTGATGTTGTCCTCGAGGCCGGTGGTGTGTTTTTCCCATGTCATCGCGCCCTTTTGGCCAGCTCCAGTGAGTATTTTTGGGCTCTGTTTGGAGATACTACCACAGAGAGATTTGCAGGCTCCATTAGCCTCGTGGCGCTAACACCTGAGGGCTTAGATGCCATTCTGGACTTCCTGTATTCAGGCTGGCTCAGCGTATCACCCTCCACACTTCCTGTCATCCTGGAGGCAGGCAGGTACCTGCAGGTGGAGACCGCTGTATCGATATGCGAGCGCTTCATGACTGATGGGTTAAGCGTCAAAAACTGCTGTTGCTATGCTAACCTGGCTGAACACCACGCGCTCTCAGGTGCACTTGAAGCTGCCAATCAAACCATTGCTATGGAAGTGGGGACACTGCTACAGGAAAGCAGGGATGACCTTCTTGAGCTGAATCTCCAGTCGCTGATGGCTGTGCTGGATGCAGATGAGATACCTGGTGTGAAGGAGGTGGAGCTCATAAAGCTGGCTCTGGACTGGCTGGATGAGAATGGACCCCTCCCACTGCTGAAGTCAAACCTTCTGCTGAGTCACCTACGCTTCGGTTTAGTCTCTCCCTCTGATCTAACCAATTTTAGCCACAGAGCCATGGCTACACCCTTAATAAGAAGCCAGCTGACTCGAGCTCTGGAGTATCACAGGATGGGTTCAGCTCAGCCAGTCACACAGAGCAGGCAGTCGATGCTTAGAGCATCGCCCAATCGTGTGCTGCTTGTAGGGGGAGGGTCGAGCGTTAGTTGGCCAGACCTGCAGTTGTTGGCGTTTGATTATAAAAGGATGAGGTTTTCATCCTTGAATTCCAGTCTCCCACTGCGACTGAGAAGTCACTGCGTGTGCTCAGTTGGAGGTTTCCTCTTTGTGATTGGAGGTGAAGAAGTTAAAGAGGGATACGAGGATGGGAGGAAGTGTTTTACTGTCGCATCATCCAATCAGGTGTGGCGGTATGATCCTCGCTTTGACTGCTGGGAGCAGGTGGAGGCCATGCTGGAAAGGCGGGTGCATTTCACCTGCTGCGTGGCAGAGGATGTTATTTATGCCATCGGAGGACGACACACACGACCGGGCACCAACACGCACACCTCAGTGGCTTCTGTTGAGTTTTATGACATGTCCACGGGTGCATGGAGGAGAGGGGCAGCGATGCCTCGCCCTCTGTATGGACACGCTTCTGCTGTCCTTGACAAAACCATCTATGTGTCAGGTGGTCGCCCAGGAAACCAGGCCTGCATTCATGGCAGTAACCCACCTAACAACCAGGATGAAAACAGGGAGAGTAGCAGAGAAGTCCTGTCCTGGGACCCCAAAGGTAGAGTTTGGGAAAAAAGGGCACCCATGTCTATCGCCAGGTTCAGCCACCGCTTAGCAACAGTCCATAGCTACATCTATGCCCTGTTAGGAATGTACGAGCCTTTCTGTGATATTGAACGATACGACTCACGGTCAGACCACTGGACGCGCCTTAGACCCCTTCTCATTGGCTCTTTCAGCTACGGGATGGTGTCAATGACATCTGGGAACTTGCTGGTATTTGGAGGGAGAAGATGGAGGGACGGACAGGAGGAGATTGTTAAGAGTGTGCTGGAGTATGATACAAAGAAGGACCATTGGAGAGAGATCTGTCAGCTTCCCAGACCACTTACTGGAACCGAGTGCACACTGCTGCCCCTACCAGACTAA
- the LOC137104647 gene encoding kelch-like protein 34 isoform X1 yields MESYSVLYSSSHRTGLLSGFQRLRSERKMCDVVLEAGGVFFPCHRALLASSSEYFWALFGDTTTERFAGSISLVALTPEGLDAILDFLYSGWLSVSPSTLPVILEAGRYLQVETAVSICERFMTDGLSVKNCCCYANLAEHHALSGALEAANQTIAMEVGTLLQESRDDLLELNLQSLMAVLDADEIPGVKEVELIKLALDWLDENGPLPLLKSNLLLSHLRFGLVSPSDLTNFSHRAMATPLIRSQLTRALEYHRMGSAQPVTQSRQSMLRASPNRVLLVGGGSSVSWPDLQLLAFDYKRMRFSSLNSSLPLRLRSHCVCSVGGFLFVIGGEEVKEGYEDGRKCFTVASSNQVWRYDPRFDCWEQVEAMLERRVHFTCCVAEDVIYAIGGRHTRPGTNTHTSVASVEFYDMSTGAWRRGAAMPRPLYGHASAVLDKTIYVSGGRPGNQACIHGSNPPNNQDENRESSREVLSWDPKGRVWEKRAPMSIARFSHRLATVHSYIYALLGMYEPFCDIERYDSRSDHWTRLRPLLIGSFSYGMVSMTSGNLLVFGGRRWRDGQEEIVKSVLEYDTKKDHWREICQLPRPLTGTECTLLPLPD; encoded by the coding sequence aTGGAGAGCTATTCTGTTCTCTACAGTTCCTCCCACCGTACCGGACTTCTCTCCGGCTTCCAGCGCCTGCGCTCTGAGAGGAAGATGTGTGATGTTGTCCTCGAGGCCGGTGGTGTGTTTTTCCCATGTCATCGCGCCCTTTTGGCCAGCTCCAGTGAGTATTTTTGGGCTCTGTTTGGAGATACTACCACAGAGAGATTTGCAGGCTCCATTAGCCTCGTGGCGCTAACACCTGAGGGCTTAGATGCCATTCTGGACTTCCTGTATTCAGGCTGGCTCAGCGTATCACCCTCCACACTTCCTGTCATCCTGGAGGCAGGCAGGTACCTGCAGGTGGAGACCGCTGTATCGATATGCGAGCGCTTCATGACTGATGGGTTAAGCGTCAAAAACTGCTGTTGCTATGCTAACCTGGCTGAACACCACGCGCTCTCAGGTGCACTTGAAGCTGCCAATCAAACCATTGCTATGGAAGTGGGGACACTGCTACAGGAAAGCAGGGATGACCTTCTTGAGCTGAATCTCCAGTCGCTGATGGCTGTGCTGGATGCAGATGAGATACCTGGTGTGAAGGAGGTGGAGCTCATAAAGCTGGCTCTGGACTGGCTGGATGAGAATGGACCCCTCCCACTGCTGAAGTCAAACCTTCTGCTGAGTCACCTACGCTTCGGTTTAGTCTCTCCCTCTGATCTAACCAATTTTAGCCACAGAGCCATGGCTACACCCTTAATAAGAAGCCAGCTGACTCGAGCTCTGGAGTATCACAGGATGGGTTCAGCTCAGCCAGTCACACAGAGCAGGCAGTCGATGCTTAGAGCATCGCCCAATCGTGTGCTGCTTGTAGGGGGAGGGTCGAGCGTTAGTTGGCCAGACCTGCAGTTGTTGGCGTTTGATTATAAAAGGATGAGGTTTTCATCCTTGAATTCCAGTCTCCCACTGCGACTGAGAAGTCACTGCGTGTGCTCAGTTGGAGGTTTCCTCTTTGTGATTGGAGGTGAAGAAGTTAAAGAGGGATACGAGGATGGGAGGAAGTGTTTTACTGTCGCATCATCCAATCAGGTGTGGCGGTATGATCCTCGCTTTGACTGCTGGGAGCAGGTGGAGGCCATGCTGGAAAGGCGGGTGCATTTCACCTGCTGCGTGGCAGAGGATGTTATTTATGCCATCGGAGGACGACACACACGACCGGGCACCAACACGCACACCTCAGTGGCTTCTGTTGAGTTTTATGACATGTCCACGGGTGCATGGAGGAGAGGGGCAGCGATGCCTCGCCCTCTGTATGGACACGCTTCTGCTGTCCTTGACAAAACCATCTATGTGTCAGGTGGTCGCCCAGGAAACCAGGCCTGCATTCATGGCAGTAACCCACCTAACAACCAGGATGAAAACAGGGAGAGTAGCAGAGAAGTCCTGTCCTGGGACCCCAAAGGTAGAGTTTGGGAAAAAAGGGCACCCATGTCTATCGCCAGGTTCAGCCACCGCTTAGCAACAGTCCATAGCTACATCTATGCCCTGTTAGGAATGTACGAGCCTTTCTGTGATATTGAACGATACGACTCACGGTCAGACCACTGGACGCGCCTTAGACCCCTTCTCATTGGCTCTTTCAGCTACGGGATGGTGTCAATGACATCTGGGAACTTGCTGGTATTTGGAGGGAGAAGATGGAGGGACGGACAGGAGGAGATTGTTAAGAGTGTGCTGGAGTATGATACAAAGAAGGACCATTGGAGAGAGATCTGTCAGCTTCCCAGACCACTTACTGGAACCGAGTGCACACTGCTGCCCCTACCAGACTAA
- the smpx gene encoding small muscular protein, protein MSKPSSNVKALQANLNIPMGALRPGAGHPVKRRGETVDTEEAHLPDESSAAAQTPEEKKTLPGAVKLPGPAVNLSELQNVKSELRWVTKD, encoded by the exons ATGTCCAAACCTTCTTCCAACGTTAAAGCCCTTCAg GCTAATTTGAACATCCCGATGGGAGCTCTGCGTCCAGGGGCGGGACATCCTGTCAAGAGGAGAGGGGAGACAGTAGACACAGAAGAG gCTCATTTGCCAGACGAGTCAAGCGCTGCAGCTCAGACGCCGGAGGAGAAGAAAACATTGCCAGGCGCAGTGAAACTGCCTGGTCCAGCTGTCAACCTATCAGAGCTGCAGAATGTCAAGAGCGAACTACGATGGGTCACCAAGGATTAA